The Gossypium hirsutum isolate 1008001.06 chromosome D07, Gossypium_hirsutum_v2.1, whole genome shotgun sequence genome includes the window tggtcgaatccaGAAGTGTTATAAAGAAGGGTTTCGAAACTAATCCGGAAGTGTTACAAAGAAGGGTTTCGAAACTAACTTTACTTCGACAAACCTTgtagtttatttgttaaaaagtatccaaattttacaaaacatattcgTTTACTTATTTATTGTAGAAACCgttattaatttgttttttttttcaaaacataatTTGTAgcgaaaatctttaaaaaaatcattatattttggaAATCCAATTCGTATTTCAAAAAAACCTTTGTTTCCGTAAATTGTTTTAGTTAATCATCGCAGGATAGAAAACATCCAAAAACTAAAAGCAAAGCCAACAGTTAAAAACCATACAGCCCAAAGAGTTCCAAAACTTACAAACTCTCACATAAATCCAGAATTTAAGAATACCAAAAACTCAAAGGCAATTTAAactagtggtcaccgctgagcctcTATCGCACCTACCCGCCTATGTCTGAGGGTTACTTCAACAGAATAGAAAAACAGAGGtgatttttcataaactcagtgtgcaacCTAACAGAGATAGTCATGCAATTTACATAGAATTGCATATGCAATCAGGTACAAATCCAGACCTAAGTCCTTATCAGAAGCagatatcaaaatcaaataacaGATCAAACGTACAGTatcctacccctatcctctacaccatctccatccatcccatcacaccatgtggggttaaaaacacctactcatccctacacaccatataatgTCGATGTGACACAtaacagataatatgcagtcaagtTGCCAATATAGGCGAACGGTCGTCATACatatcacttcctccacatatatcaATCCCACCCCAATACAGATACAGAATACAAATACATAAGTATTAGaataaacatgcttaacatgctcgcaTACAAATAAATACATACTTAAAAAGTACAATCAGATATACATATCAGTATCCTACTCAGATCAGTTTATCAGAATATCAAATCACATgaaatagggtttggttagcccttaccgaccttaTGGTAGGCCCATAGTTGATCGGAATGACCCATGCGACCCTtgagaaaattttagaattttaggtccacatgcccgtgtggcttgcctGTATGGgtccacacgttcgtgtggcccacacacccaatttggccttgctcgtgtggcccatacggCCTAGCCCAAAACTTGTACGCCTGTGTGGCATGCCCATATGAGCCCACACTCCTAATCTGGCCTAGCCCGTCTAGCCCACACGACCACACTCACcccgtcacacggccgtgtcatgcGCACGGCCACACCTTCATCAATCATACGGTtctgtctcgcacacggccagccatacggccgagcacacgcccttgtggcttGACAACCCCTTTTTCGGCTTTCGTCGAACCTCGACCTTTCGTGTTTAGGGTACACAACTAGTTTGATTTTGATGTGTAAGCAATCCCGAGCCCATTAGAACCTAAAAATTGACATTACATGCTCCCATAATCAGTTTTAATTCTCAATTAAACCGAACCAACAAAGCCGACAATAGTCCAATTTAAGTGTTCAACACTTACCCACTTCCTTGAATGATTCCGACTACGATTCCGTGAGAGAATAGCTCTGTTCGTCACGATTCACTGCTACCAAAATCCAAAAATCAAACTACGAAAAATAACATCAACGAAGATTATCACAACCCGTTCCTTTGAAACAAGCAAGAACTCACCACATTCGCTTACCTAATCACACCAAGAAACCAAGGGTTCATATCACAGCAATTTGGAACAAAATATTTGACAGAATAAGGGGAAAGAAATAAGAAACTTTTGATGGGGAAAGAACACAGAAAAAAAATGTCAGAGAgagaaaatctttttttttaaaccaaaaataaaacaaaatagatatATCTCAACTTCCCACTAACAACTCAACCTCAACTAACTCAGAATCCCATTTCCACCGAACCTCTTTCACACAATCGGAGCAAAAATATCACCCACGCTcacgcagggattcgaacacaagacctctaacaagctaactccttaccactcaaacTAGCAAGCTTATTTTGATATGAGTTTACAAATAATCTTATATAAGCCCACCCAATAGGGATAAGGCTTGGatcaaaaatagcaaaaattgcaaatgtgagacttgaaccccagacctcaaacacacacccacgtcacttaaccactgaagcaaatactcaTTTATATCAAATTGGacagaaacaaaattaaattattcagggcATTACATGCAATTGTCGCATTGCGGAATCTAAAAgtacatcaaatggatgttaaaacagCTTTCCTAAATAGAGATCTTTATAAAGAGATTTACATGGAACAACATAAGGGCCATGTAGTTCCAGGACAAAAAAGGAAAGTTTGTAAATTGGTGAAGTCTTTGTATGGACTTAAACAGGCACCAAAGCAATGGCATGAGAAATTTGATAATGTCATGATGACAAACGACTTTAAGATTAATGAGAGTGACAAATGTGTGTATGTCAAAATTATTGGTATTGGATATATAATCCTatacttatatgttgatgatatactCATTGTTAGAAGTAACAATGAAATGGTAAAACATACCaaagacatgttaaattcaaGATTTTGCATGAAAGATATAAGACTAGctgatgtgattttgggcatcCAAATCAAGAGGTCATCTGAAGGTCTCATATTGACCCAGTCACACTATGTGGACAAGATTCTTGGGAAATTTAGCAAGGATGATTTTGGTATAGCCAGAACTCTAATAGATACGAGCTAACATCTATCCAAAAACAAATGTGAAAGTGTTTACAAAGTGGAATATGTAAGGGTCATAGGCAGTCTAATGTATCTTATGAGTAGTACTAGACCAAATATTGCTTTCACTGTGAGCAGTTTAAGCAGATTCACAAGCAATCTAAGGGAAAACCACTGGAAAACAATTGTGAGAGTACTGAGATATCTCGGATATACTCAGGTCTACGGACTGTATTATTCTAGAGATCCTACTATTTTAAAAGGATTCTCCGATGCCAGTTGGATATCTGATATTCAAGATACCAAAGGTAGAAGTGGATATGTTTTTACATTAGGAGGAAGGGTCGTGTCATGAAAATCCTTAAGACAGACTATTATAGCCAGATCTACAATGGAATTTGGGTTTGTAGCtttagaaaaatatagaaaagagGCTGAATGGCTTTGAAACTTCTTGGAGGATATTCCTAACTGGCCAAAGCCTGTGCCCGCAATATGCATATATTGTGACAACCAAGCAACAATTGGTAGAGCACAGAACGTAATGTATAATGGTAAGTCGAGACATATGCATTGTCAGCATAATATCATTAGACAATTGATCTTAAATGGagttatctctattgattttgtaaaGTCAAAAGATAACATTACAGATTCGCTAACTAAGGGCTTAAATCGAGATCAGGTTGATAAAACATTGAAAGGAATGAGACTAAAGCCCATGCAAATTAAATGCGCTATGTGAAGGAAAACCCAACCTAGTTGACTGGAGATCCCAAGATCTAGGTTCAAAAGGACAACCTACTTGCATAGACCTTATGGGGTCACTATGGGGGTACTTATCCCAAGTTTATTCCTATGATATAAACAGTGATTAAAAGTGGGATAGGTTAAACAATTCTTTTAATAACCATTGTATGTTTCATTGAGTCGAACAACGTAAGTCACCAATGTGAGAGTGAAGTGGGGCCGCTTCGAGGAGACTATTGGGGCAtagttctctcaaactcttgTAGAACCAGGAGATGTTCACGGCCATATGAACATACCCATGAGAACTAAAACATTGCCAATGAGGTAGTTGTGCGAGGTATATCATCGTTTACACAAATGGTAGAACAGTTCAAGGACATCACGTCTACTAATtggctagtaaagtaaatatactttcacaagggaaggaTCAAGGGTTGATGCCTACCTATCCTATGCAACTATCGAACGTAGATTCTGTCACCACATCGAGTCAATATTTTTCgttaaaactatcaattttcattcatgtgggggattgttgaaaaaattgattttttggaagctttgaggcatattcttgaTTATTAAAGGTGgagatttgaatcataaaattatggttttatattctatcCCAATGAGACCTTTACAATGGCATATCacatgctcaaaatggttgagtgatgaatgataaattaatgctcaaagtaagccacttgtgaattatgttgagAAAAATGGAAAGCTTAGTCCCACATTGGTTAGATATCAAATGTGGAATATGTTTAAATATGTGAACCAACTTGATAGTTATTGAATGACTAAACTAATGCTCTTCCTCACGCGTAGGGGGTGCAAATTCAAACCTGTCAGAGTTGGAGGCCGTAATCTTATTTTTTCCTCAGCAGAGTTTATCTATTTGGAATTAAAAGGAGTTAATGGATCCTTTAATTCAAATGTTGATTTGGTTTTAATAACTCCTTAATTCACGGACACGTTATTGGCTCCATTAgtcaaaaatttctaaaagttcttcttttgaatattatttaaaaccaAATAATTTGCAGGAAAAGAGACACTGAATTTTCCAAAATTTCGAGAGATCATTTCCTTGCATATTTTTCAAACCGTTTTCGGTGATAGACGAAGGTAAGGCTACTGCTCGTTGCTCACTGCAGTCGTGCGACTGCCATGCTCatcttgttgttgtatcctgggagacagtCGACCAACGTTTATCCAAAACCAAAGGAGTGGCCGAATATGTTTTAAGGAAACTATGAAAATAGGCCTCAACTACCAATCTATTTTTCTACCTACCTACGAGTATAATACTTCGACCCAATTTTATTTCTGTTCTTtctaattatatatatgcatatttatattGTTCTCGTTCGATCTTgtggtttaagtttattttattaacGTGTGTGtaacatttacatatttatgTTTTGAAAGTAATGCAAAATCATAAATATATGAACAATAGTTGCTTGCTTGGAGTGCTATGACTTATGCATAATTTGTGATTTTTTACCAAATTATTGTTGTAAACCTCTATTGAAACAAATCTAGGTAGATTTAAAAGAGGTCTACTccaaagaattaaagaaaatgttTATATAGAAATACAATAACGTGCATTCCCATGCTAAATGTTccgtaaatgaaaaaaaattattgagttgGAAGGTTTCATGTTGCATAACACTCATGGGAAGACCATAGATGTTaagataagttttaaatttatatttttttttcatttgatacaatgttatttttctatttaataatGGGGCCTTAGGAATATAGTTTTCTCTTTTAAAACCAAAGCACTCAAGAATTTTACGCAAAATCATGCGTTTTTCAACTCATTCAAGCTTGATTGTTTCATCTTTTAATGGTACAAGTAGTAGTGATGGATGTCTTCTGACATCAAAGATTGAAGGAGAAATATTACGTGATCAGTTGACATCTACTCTTGCTTTACAATGCCTAAATAATTAAGCTAAACTCAAGCCTCAATTCTTGAAAGTTTTAGCACCCATGGAGCAACTAGAGGCCCTCAAAACTACATCAAAATACTCGATTCCACTTCCTGTTCTGAAATGCCTCCAATGTGACATCATTGCTCAAATTCATCTAACACTCAATGCATCTCCATTTCCATCTCACAAGCAATCCCCATGATACATTGATTCCATATGTAAAATTactgtgtatttatatattacaatatataatttttagctgtatttgataaatgtttatttgGTATGAAAAATATTGTAAGGTTATACTATTGTGGCATGTCttgaatatataattaaaatagttaCTCAATTGATGCATTTGAGAAAGATGTtgtaatttaaattgtatttaagCATTTAAAGTTATtgcttaattaaaatataaataaaattatgtacttaaaatttaagttaaattttactttattttactaaaaataatttataaaaaaattaaaaattttatcaaacaaggaaaaatattttatttaaaattatctaaacactaaaatatttaatttatcaaaaattatttttcaaaaattattttcatcCAATCAAACACATTTAGAACATGTTTggtgccaatacacccctaatcggtggccCCACCTAATCTCCCCTTATTCCTATGTTTGGTTCATGGTATTGCTAATACCATTGTAATCCATTACTGACTTAATTGGTGAAATCCACCGATTTGTAATCCGTTCCTTTTGCCCAGATTAGGCACCGCTTAAGTTTACCCTCCGTGTTTTACCCTCCCATCCGCTTCCCCTTTGTTTCTCTTCTGTCCCTTCTAGCCTCTGTCGATTTGCTCCCTCTGTTTCTCATAGTTCTCCACACGCCCACATCTCTACAAAAATAACAGCCTTCAAAGTCGGCAGGATTTTACGGCATTTATTTGAGCCCTGTTCTTCTCCTTCTTCCTAGACATGGGGTTTCCATTTCCCAGTTCTTCTCGTCCCTTTCTTAAAGTCGGCATCTTCCTTTGCTTTCTCCAATTTTCTCCTACCCAGCACCTTCTTCAAGGTTCCAAGTTCTTTTTGTTTCTCCTTTAATTTCTGTTGTATTGAATTCCATGGatgttattttaatttggatttaattATGCCTATTGAGGTTGTTTTTGCTCTTgagaatcataaaaaataattgggtcatttttatttcagtttcttttgtgTTCTTTTAGCCTCTATAGGGTTGTTAATTATTAATCCCTACATGTTCATTTGTTTTTCAGTTTCTTTTGATGGGGTTTCATTGTTTTAAACATTGAAATTTTATCTAATAATGCAATCTTTCATATATTTTTCAGGGTTTGTTCTTATTTGAATAGCCTTTGTTGTAACTATTTGCAAAATGCTGGCTGCTAGTGTTACTGCCCCTTTGCGGCCTTCATTATCTACTGGTATTTTTCTtggaactttattttattattcattcaattttttttagattaatgATGATAAAATTTGCTATTGGTTTTCGGCAGGACATCGATTAGAGTCACGAATTGAATGCAGTAGCCGTTGTGGCTTGGTTAGAATTCTGACTCGGATAAGGCCATGGGAACTTGGCTTGCAATCACAACCTAGTGTAGGAAGAAGTAGAAAACAATCTTCATCCATTGCATGCACCGCAACTGCTTTGGTACGTTTTGTCGCCATAACTAATtgcttacttttatttttacagaagaaattgagaattgTTGCTCATCTTTTTGTCAATGTAAACGGTATTAAATCCTGATATTAGATTTAGTGAAACAAATC containing:
- the LOC107956235 gene encoding uncharacterized protein isoform X2 produces the protein MLAASVTAPLRPSLSTGHRLESRIECSSRCGLVRILTRIRPWELGLQSQPSVGRSRKQSSSIACTATALNATCSASGQTQTVTHEAPTITQAPVHC